From Pedobacter indicus, a single genomic window includes:
- a CDS encoding NADH-quinone oxidoreductase subunit J family protein, translated as MTIFYFVAFLSLFFAVMTIVSKNPVHSVLYLVITFFTFTIHYILLNAQFLAVVNFIVYMGAIMVLFLFVLMLLNMNEDSEPMKSVLLKLVGVIAGMCLVVTLAGSYKFLQTSAPVEITQPEIGLVGSLGKVLFKEFLLPFEISSILLLTAMVGAVLLGKKDKKNV; from the coding sequence ATGACAATATTCTATTTTGTAGCCTTTCTTTCGCTGTTTTTTGCTGTGATGACGATCGTTAGTAAAAACCCTGTGCACAGTGTCCTCTACCTCGTAATTACTTTCTTTACTTTTACCATTCATTATATCTTGCTGAACGCTCAATTTCTCGCCGTCGTTAACTTTATTGTGTATATGGGGGCGATTATGGTGTTGTTCTTATTTGTGCTCATGTTATTGAATATGAATGAGGACAGTGAACCCATGAAGTCAGTTTTGCTGAAGCTAGTAGGAGTTATTGCGGGTATGTGCCTGGTTGTAACCTTAGCCGGATCTTATAAATTCTTGCAGACTTCAGCCCCGGTGGAAATCACACAACCGGAAATCGGTTTGGTAGGAAGCCTGGGGAAAGTGTTATTTAAAGAATTCTTGTTACCATTCGAGATTTCTTCTATTCTTTTGTTGACAGCAATGGTCGGCGCGGTATTATTGGGTAAAAAAGACAAAAAAAACGTATAA
- the nuoK gene encoding NADH-quinone oxidoreductase subunit NuoK: MFEAIQSVPLNHYILFCSLIFAVGVIGVLTRRNVIVIMMSVELMLNSVNLLLVAFSVFHGDPSGQVFVFFIMALAAAEVAVGLAIIMMVYRNTRSIDINILNRLKW; encoded by the coding sequence ATGTTTGAAGCAATACAAAGTGTTCCATTAAACCACTATATTCTTTTTTGTAGTTTAATTTTTGCGGTGGGTGTTATCGGTGTGTTAACACGTCGAAATGTGATTGTTATAATGATGTCTGTCGAGTTAATGCTGAACTCTGTGAATTTGCTGTTAGTAGCTTTCTCTGTTTTTCATGGCGACCCATCTGGTCAGGTATTCGTGTTCTTTATAATGGCGCTGGCTGCAGCAGAAGTAGCGGTTGGTCTGGCTATTATTATGATGGTATATCGAAATACTCGTTCCATTGATATCAATATTTTAAATAGACTTAAGTGGTAA